A part of Chloroflexota bacterium genomic DNA contains:
- a CDS encoding ABC transporter ATP-binding protein, with the protein MGFFSGLGAEQYDRQYTDKKLLKRIVDYFKVQSQRLIVIVITIIFRASIEAATPVIVAKGLDQVTAETVSTQFILTLSCIVLALGLVSWVCNLLLRRNSARTIAELSRQLSTDAFKASVRQDLSFHDNFSSGKIVSRITSDTREFGQLVTITTDVLMHLFTSIILGVILLQTEWRLALAIFILVPLLFVLVLQYRHAARKVTREGMRAMANVNSTIKETVSGIAIAKNFRQEEAIYKEFDEANQTSYKVNIRRGFILSIVFPILRTVGGIATALLVYYGAMTVLQGLVTAGAWYLFLSTLDRFLFPVMSISSFWTQVQTGLSAAERIFALIDAKHSVKQVEDIKPDRLLGRIDMNHVDFSYTPDEPILQDFSLHIKPGETLALVGHTGAGKTSIGRLITRFYEFQGGEILIDGIDIRRFNLIALRRQMGIVSQVPFLFSGTVEDNINYGCPGCAKHDILRIARQIGDGEWLETLPNGLDTEVGERGSQLSMGQRQLVALMRVLMQKPSIFILDEATASIDPFTETQIQTALDLILAETTSILIAHRLSTVKSADRILVMRQGEIIEAGNHQDLLSQGKHYAELYNTYFRHQSLAYVEESKKYVRK; encoded by the coding sequence ATGGGTTTCTTTTCAGGCTTAGGCGCAGAACAATACGACCGTCAATATACCGACAAAAAACTCTTGAAGAGAATTGTTGATTACTTCAAGGTACAATCTCAGCGCTTGATTGTCATTGTTATCACAATCATCTTTCGAGCCTCCATTGAAGCCGCGACTCCGGTCATTGTAGCAAAAGGATTGGACCAGGTGACCGCCGAGACTGTTTCCACCCAGTTCATCCTAACCCTCTCCTGCATCGTGTTGGCGCTTGGACTCGTCAGCTGGGTGTGCAACCTGTTGCTGCGCCGTAATTCAGCACGGACCATTGCAGAGCTCTCCCGACAACTTTCCACCGATGCCTTCAAAGCCTCGGTGCGCCAGGACTTATCTTTTCACGATAATTTCTCCTCCGGCAAGATCGTCTCTCGGATCACATCCGACACACGTGAATTTGGTCAACTGGTCACCATCACGACCGACGTGCTCATGCACCTCTTCACGTCCATTATCCTGGGTGTCATCCTATTGCAAACAGAATGGCGATTGGCATTGGCGATTTTCATCCTCGTGCCGCTGCTCTTTGTCCTGGTGCTCCAATATCGCCATGCCGCCCGTAAGGTGACCCGCGAGGGTATGCGGGCAATGGCCAACGTCAATTCCACCATCAAGGAAACGGTCAGCGGGATCGCCATTGCCAAAAACTTCCGCCAGGAAGAAGCAATTTACAAAGAATTTGACGAAGCCAACCAGACCTCATACAAGGTCAATATTCGGCGTGGTTTCATCCTCTCCATAGTCTTCCCGATCCTCCGCACGGTCGGTGGGATCGCCACGGCCTTGCTGGTATATTATGGGGCAATGACCGTCCTGCAAGGGCTCGTGACAGCTGGCGCATGGTACCTTTTTCTCTCAACTCTGGACAGGTTCCTCTTCCCCGTAATGAGCATTTCCTCTTTCTGGACTCAGGTGCAGACTGGCCTTTCAGCGGCAGAACGCATCTTCGCCCTGATTGACGCAAAACATTCCGTCAAACAGGTGGAAGATATCAAACCAGATCGCTTGCTTGGCCGGATTGATATGAACCATGTGGATTTCAGCTATACACCGGACGAACCCATCCTGCAAGACTTCTCTCTGCATATCAAACCGGGGGAAACATTAGCCCTCGTAGGGCATACTGGTGCCGGGAAAACCTCCATCGGCCGCCTGATCACCCGTTTTTACGAATTCCAGGGTGGCGAAATCCTGATCGATGGGATTGATATCCGCCGCTTCAATCTGATTGCCCTCCGCCGCCAAATGGGGATCGTCTCCCAGGTGCCTTTCCTGTTTTCAGGTACCGTTGAGGATAATATCAATTATGGCTGCCCCGGCTGCGCCAAACATGACATCCTGCGGATTGCACGGCAAATAGGGGACGGGGAATGGCTGGAAACGCTGCCAAACGGTTTAGATACCGAGGTGGGAGAGCGCGGTTCACAGCTCTCGATGGGCCAGCGGCAACTCGTTGCCCTGATGCGGGTTCTGATGCAGAAACCCTCCATCTTCATCCTAGACGAGGCCACTGCCAGCATTGATCCCTTCACCGAAACCCAGATCCAAACCGCCTTGGATTTGATCCTTGCGGAGACCACCAGCATCCTGATCGCCCACCGCCTTTCCACCGTGAAATCTGCAGACCGGATCCTGGTCATGCGCCAAGGCGAGATCATTGAAGCGGGTAACCACCAGGACCTTCTGTCGCAAGGCAAGCATTACGCTGAACTCTATAACACCTACTTCCGCCACCAGTCCCTGGCTTATGTGGAAGAGTCGAAAAAATACGTCAGAAAATAG
- a CDS encoding sterol desaturase family protein has product MAESKVAHNEEPIRLFKADFLEFFTHISPIAVLVIWVPVVGYFLYRSIALDGSGALTIVLGFLLGLFLWTFAEYTLHRFLFHFPPKNEWQKRLSFLMHGVHHAQPRDKTRLVMPPAVSIPLALVFFGLYYLLFTYVLMAPNWVSPVFSGFITGYIAYDMIHYGTHHFPIKKGYFRMVRHNHMHHHFQTPDKRFGVSNPLWDYVFNTMPPEK; this is encoded by the coding sequence ATGGCTGAATCAAAAGTTGCTCATAACGAAGAACCGATCCGCTTATTCAAAGCTGATTTCCTGGAATTCTTTACGCACATCAGCCCAATCGCGGTGTTGGTGATTTGGGTACCAGTTGTCGGATATTTCCTTTATCGCAGCATCGCTTTGGATGGCAGCGGAGCATTAACCATCGTGCTGGGCTTTCTTTTGGGTTTGTTCCTGTGGACTTTCGCAGAATACACCTTGCACCGTTTCCTGTTCCATTTCCCGCCGAAGAATGAATGGCAGAAGCGGCTCTCATTCCTGATGCACGGCGTTCACCATGCGCAGCCACGGGATAAGACCCGCCTGGTGATGCCGCCGGCAGTGAGTATACCCCTGGCTTTGGTGTTTTTCGGCCTCTATTATCTCCTCTTCACTTATGTTCTGATGGCCCCGAATTGGGTGTCGCCGGTGTTTTCGGGATTTATAACGGGATATATAGCTTATGACATGATCCACTATGGCACGCATCATTTTCCAATCAAAAAGGGTTATTTTCGTATGGTTCGGCACAACCATATGCATCATCACTTCCAGACCCCGGATAAACGCTTTGGTGTCTCCAATCCCTTATGGGATTATGTGTTCAATACAATGCCCCCTGAAAAATAA
- the gcvH gene encoding glycine cleavage system protein GcvH, whose translation MSTPMGLKYAKTDEWVKLEGDVATIGISDYAQEQLSDVVYVELAVEPGDTVSKGDAIATVESVKAAADVNFPADGEIIEINEAVTENPETLNSDPYDKGWLLKMKLSDPAQLDDLMDADAYDAYNESREG comes from the coding sequence ATGAGCACACCAATGGGATTAAAATACGCAAAAACAGACGAATGGGTCAAACTTGAGGGTGATGTCGCCACAATTGGTATCTCCGACTACGCTCAGGAACAGCTTTCCGATGTCGTCTATGTCGAACTCGCTGTTGAACCCGGTGACACCGTCAGCAAGGGCGACGCTATTGCCACTGTTGAGTCAGTGAAAGCTGCCGCCGATGTGAACTTCCCCGCCGATGGCGAAATTATTGAGATCAATGAAGCCGTTACTGAAAATCCGGAAACCTTGAACTCAGATCCCTATGACAAGGGCTGGCTGCTCAAAATGAAACTGTCCGATCCTGCCCAGTTGGATGATCTGATGGATGCAGACGCCTACGACGCCTACAATGAAAGCCGTGAGGGATAA